A window of the Canis lupus baileyi chromosome 1, mCanLup2.hap1, whole genome shotgun sequence genome harbors these coding sequences:
- the C1H19orf81 gene encoding putative uncharacterized protein C19orf81 homolog isoform X1 — translation MRAERWREMGRGDWREVGREDAARGGDPVLLHRGQPQHVQGGALLVDRETPEEMQVRGLGRPVKSSKQYLRQVIAEYEALDRELPCIRKFPIPPAAQPLCLCMETSPEEDLTHLEVLEALEAELPGAMEGGRVSNIRFENMNVICGTAGRRDRWLITVTDFQTRSRLLRSGICLRGVARPLVRHDELLLADYRLHLRRSLVRQRMLEALGAEPTEED, via the exons ATGAGAgcagagaggtggagagaaatgggaagaggagactggagagaggtggggagagag GATGCAGCAAGAGGTGGAGACCCTGTGCTCCTCCACCGTGGGCAACCCCAGCATGTACAGGGAG GAGCCCTTCTTGTGGACCGAGAGACCCCAGAAGAGATGCAGGTCCGGGGCCTGGGCAGGCCTGTCAAATCCTC GAAGCAGTACCTGCGCCAGGTCATTGCAGAATATGAAGCACTGGACCGAGAGCTCCCGTGCATCCGGAAGTTCCCCATACCACCCGCTGCCCAGCCTCTCTGTCTGTGCATGGAGACCTCA CCAGAGGAGGACCTTACCCACCTGGAGGTGCTGGAGGCTCTGGAGGCCGAGTTACCCGGAGCCATGGAGGGCGGGCGCGTGAGCAACATCCGCTTTGAAAATATGAATGTCATCTGTGGGACTGCGGGGCGCCGGGACAG GTGGCTCATCACGGTCACGGACTTCCAGACTCGCTCGCGTCTGCTGCGCTCTGGCATCTGCCTCCGCGGGGTCGCACGCCCGCTGGTGCGCCACGACGAGCTGCTGCTGGCGGATTACCGCCTGCACCTGCGCCGCTCCCTCGTCCGGCAGCGCATGCTCGAGGCGTTGGGGGCGGAGCCGACCGAGGAGGACTGA
- the C1H19orf81 gene encoding putative uncharacterized protein C19orf81 homolog isoform X4 — translation MRAERMQQEVETLCSSTVGNPSMYREAGALLVDRETPEEMQVRGLGRPVKSSKQYLRQVIAEYEALDRELPCIRKFPIPPAAQPLCLCMETSPEEDLTHLEVLEALEAELPGAMEGGRVSNIRFENMNVICGTAGRRDRWLITVTDFQTRSRLLRSGICLRGVARPLVRHDELLLADYRLHLRRSLVRQRMLEALGAEPTEED, via the exons ATGAGAgcagagag GATGCAGCAAGAGGTGGAGACCCTGTGCTCCTCCACCGTGGGCAACCCCAGCATGTACAGGGAGGCAG GAGCCCTTCTTGTGGACCGAGAGACCCCAGAAGAGATGCAGGTCCGGGGCCTGGGCAGGCCTGTCAAATCCTC GAAGCAGTACCTGCGCCAGGTCATTGCAGAATATGAAGCACTGGACCGAGAGCTCCCGTGCATCCGGAAGTTCCCCATACCACCCGCTGCCCAGCCTCTCTGTCTGTGCATGGAGACCTCA CCAGAGGAGGACCTTACCCACCTGGAGGTGCTGGAGGCTCTGGAGGCCGAGTTACCCGGAGCCATGGAGGGCGGGCGCGTGAGCAACATCCGCTTTGAAAATATGAATGTCATCTGTGGGACTGCGGGGCGCCGGGACAG GTGGCTCATCACGGTCACGGACTTCCAGACTCGCTCGCGTCTGCTGCGCTCTGGCATCTGCCTCCGCGGGGTCGCACGCCCGCTGGTGCGCCACGACGAGCTGCTGCTGGCGGATTACCGCCTGCACCTGCGCCGCTCCCTCGTCCGGCAGCGCATGCTCGAGGCGTTGGGGGCGGAGCCGACCGAGGAGGACTGA
- the C1H19orf81 gene encoding putative uncharacterized protein C19orf81 homolog isoform X3, giving the protein MTQGWGASYESREDAARGGDPVLLHRGQPQHVQGGALLVDRETPEEMQVRGLGRPVKSSKQYLRQVIAEYEALDRELPCIRKFPIPPAAQPLCLCMETSPEEDLTHLEVLEALEAELPGAMEGGRVSNIRFENMNVICGTAGRRDRWLITVTDFQTRSRLLRSGICLRGVARPLVRHDELLLADYRLHLRRSLVRQRMLEALGAEPTEED; this is encoded by the exons ATGACACAGGGCTGGGGAGCCAGTTATGAGAgcagagag GATGCAGCAAGAGGTGGAGACCCTGTGCTCCTCCACCGTGGGCAACCCCAGCATGTACAGGGAG GAGCCCTTCTTGTGGACCGAGAGACCCCAGAAGAGATGCAGGTCCGGGGCCTGGGCAGGCCTGTCAAATCCTC GAAGCAGTACCTGCGCCAGGTCATTGCAGAATATGAAGCACTGGACCGAGAGCTCCCGTGCATCCGGAAGTTCCCCATACCACCCGCTGCCCAGCCTCTCTGTCTGTGCATGGAGACCTCA CCAGAGGAGGACCTTACCCACCTGGAGGTGCTGGAGGCTCTGGAGGCCGAGTTACCCGGAGCCATGGAGGGCGGGCGCGTGAGCAACATCCGCTTTGAAAATATGAATGTCATCTGTGGGACTGCGGGGCGCCGGGACAG GTGGCTCATCACGGTCACGGACTTCCAGACTCGCTCGCGTCTGCTGCGCTCTGGCATCTGCCTCCGCGGGGTCGCACGCCCGCTGGTGCGCCACGACGAGCTGCTGCTGGCGGATTACCGCCTGCACCTGCGCCGCTCCCTCGTCCGGCAGCGCATGCTCGAGGCGTTGGGGGCGGAGCCGACCGAGGAGGACTGA
- the C1H19orf81 gene encoding putative uncharacterized protein C19orf81 homolog isoform X2 produces MRAERWREMGRGDWREDAARGGDPVLLHRGQPQHVQGGALLVDRETPEEMQVRGLGRPVKSSKQYLRQVIAEYEALDRELPCIRKFPIPPAAQPLCLCMETSPEEDLTHLEVLEALEAELPGAMEGGRVSNIRFENMNVICGTAGRRDRWLITVTDFQTRSRLLRSGICLRGVARPLVRHDELLLADYRLHLRRSLVRQRMLEALGAEPTEED; encoded by the exons ATGAGAgcagagaggtggagagaaatgggaagaggagactggagagag GATGCAGCAAGAGGTGGAGACCCTGTGCTCCTCCACCGTGGGCAACCCCAGCATGTACAGGGAG GAGCCCTTCTTGTGGACCGAGAGACCCCAGAAGAGATGCAGGTCCGGGGCCTGGGCAGGCCTGTCAAATCCTC GAAGCAGTACCTGCGCCAGGTCATTGCAGAATATGAAGCACTGGACCGAGAGCTCCCGTGCATCCGGAAGTTCCCCATACCACCCGCTGCCCAGCCTCTCTGTCTGTGCATGGAGACCTCA CCAGAGGAGGACCTTACCCACCTGGAGGTGCTGGAGGCTCTGGAGGCCGAGTTACCCGGAGCCATGGAGGGCGGGCGCGTGAGCAACATCCGCTTTGAAAATATGAATGTCATCTGTGGGACTGCGGGGCGCCGGGACAG GTGGCTCATCACGGTCACGGACTTCCAGACTCGCTCGCGTCTGCTGCGCTCTGGCATCTGCCTCCGCGGGGTCGCACGCCCGCTGGTGCGCCACGACGAGCTGCTGCTGGCGGATTACCGCCTGCACCTGCGCCGCTCCCTCGTCCGGCAGCGCATGCTCGAGGCGTTGGGGGCGGAGCCGACCGAGGAGGACTGA
- the C1H19orf81 gene encoding putative uncharacterized protein C19orf81 homolog isoform X5 encodes MSRGMQQEVETLCSSTVGNPSMYREAGALLVDRETPEEMQVRGLGRPVKSSKQYLRQVIAEYEALDRELPCIRKFPIPPAAQPLCLCMETSPEEDLTHLEVLEALEAELPGAMEGGRVSNIRFENMNVICGTAGRRDRWLITVTDFQTRSRLLRSGICLRGVARPLVRHDELLLADYRLHLRRSLVRQRMLEALGAEPTEED; translated from the exons ATGAGCAGAGG GATGCAGCAAGAGGTGGAGACCCTGTGCTCCTCCACCGTGGGCAACCCCAGCATGTACAGGGAGGCAG GAGCCCTTCTTGTGGACCGAGAGACCCCAGAAGAGATGCAGGTCCGGGGCCTGGGCAGGCCTGTCAAATCCTC GAAGCAGTACCTGCGCCAGGTCATTGCAGAATATGAAGCACTGGACCGAGAGCTCCCGTGCATCCGGAAGTTCCCCATACCACCCGCTGCCCAGCCTCTCTGTCTGTGCATGGAGACCTCA CCAGAGGAGGACCTTACCCACCTGGAGGTGCTGGAGGCTCTGGAGGCCGAGTTACCCGGAGCCATGGAGGGCGGGCGCGTGAGCAACATCCGCTTTGAAAATATGAATGTCATCTGTGGGACTGCGGGGCGCCGGGACAG GTGGCTCATCACGGTCACGGACTTCCAGACTCGCTCGCGTCTGCTGCGCTCTGGCATCTGCCTCCGCGGGGTCGCACGCCCGCTGGTGCGCCACGACGAGCTGCTGCTGGCGGATTACCGCCTGCACCTGCGCCGCTCCCTCGTCCGGCAGCGCATGCTCGAGGCGTTGGGGGCGGAGCCGACCGAGGAGGACTGA
- the C1H19orf81 gene encoding putative uncharacterized protein C19orf81 homolog isoform X7: MQQEVETLCSSTVGNPSMYREAGALLVDRETPEEMQVRGLGRPVKSSKQYLRQVIAEYEALDRELPCIRKFPIPPAAQPLCLCMETSPEEDLTHLEVLEALEAELPGAMEGGRVSNIRFENMNVICGTAGRRDRWLITVTDFQTRSRLLRSGICLRGVARPLVRHDELLLADYRLHLRRSLVRQRMLEALGAEPTEED; encoded by the exons ATGCAGCAAGAGGTGGAGACCCTGTGCTCCTCCACCGTGGGCAACCCCAGCATGTACAGGGAGGCAG GAGCCCTTCTTGTGGACCGAGAGACCCCAGAAGAGATGCAGGTCCGGGGCCTGGGCAGGCCTGTCAAATCCTC GAAGCAGTACCTGCGCCAGGTCATTGCAGAATATGAAGCACTGGACCGAGAGCTCCCGTGCATCCGGAAGTTCCCCATACCACCCGCTGCCCAGCCTCTCTGTCTGTGCATGGAGACCTCA CCAGAGGAGGACCTTACCCACCTGGAGGTGCTGGAGGCTCTGGAGGCCGAGTTACCCGGAGCCATGGAGGGCGGGCGCGTGAGCAACATCCGCTTTGAAAATATGAATGTCATCTGTGGGACTGCGGGGCGCCGGGACAG GTGGCTCATCACGGTCACGGACTTCCAGACTCGCTCGCGTCTGCTGCGCTCTGGCATCTGCCTCCGCGGGGTCGCACGCCCGCTGGTGCGCCACGACGAGCTGCTGCTGGCGGATTACCGCCTGCACCTGCGCCGCTCCCTCGTCCGGCAGCGCATGCTCGAGGCGTTGGGGGCGGAGCCGACCGAGGAGGACTGA
- the C1H19orf81 gene encoding putative uncharacterized protein C19orf81 homolog isoform X6, with product MTQGWGASYESREVERNGKRRLERGALLVDRETPEEMQVRGLGRPVKSSKQYLRQVIAEYEALDRELPCIRKFPIPPAAQPLCLCMETSPEEDLTHLEVLEALEAELPGAMEGGRVSNIRFENMNVICGTAGRRDRWLITVTDFQTRSRLLRSGICLRGVARPLVRHDELLLADYRLHLRRSLVRQRMLEALGAEPTEED from the exons ATGACACAGGGCTGGGGAGCCAGTTATGAGAgcagagaggtggagagaaatgggaagaggagactggagagag GAGCCCTTCTTGTGGACCGAGAGACCCCAGAAGAGATGCAGGTCCGGGGCCTGGGCAGGCCTGTCAAATCCTC GAAGCAGTACCTGCGCCAGGTCATTGCAGAATATGAAGCACTGGACCGAGAGCTCCCGTGCATCCGGAAGTTCCCCATACCACCCGCTGCCCAGCCTCTCTGTCTGTGCATGGAGACCTCA CCAGAGGAGGACCTTACCCACCTGGAGGTGCTGGAGGCTCTGGAGGCCGAGTTACCCGGAGCCATGGAGGGCGGGCGCGTGAGCAACATCCGCTTTGAAAATATGAATGTCATCTGTGGGACTGCGGGGCGCCGGGACAG GTGGCTCATCACGGTCACGGACTTCCAGACTCGCTCGCGTCTGCTGCGCTCTGGCATCTGCCTCCGCGGGGTCGCACGCCCGCTGGTGCGCCACGACGAGCTGCTGCTGGCGGATTACCGCCTGCACCTGCGCCGCTCCCTCGTCCGGCAGCGCATGCTCGAGGCGTTGGGGGCGGAGCCGACCGAGGAGGACTGA